CTGCGGGGTGTCTCGTCGGGATCGAAGTGGGCCAGTCGTGACGTTTTAAGGTGCCCGTCGACCAGGCCGCGGGCGGTGATCATCTCGCTTACGTAGAGCCCAGCACCGAACTCGCGACACAGGGACCGGAACGGTGCGTTAGTGACCCCTGCCATGGGGGCCAGCACGACGGGAGGCCAGACCTCCAGTGGGCCGATCCGGGGTACGGCGAACTCGCCGGAGGCAGCCGGCTTGACGTGTTCGTTCACCTCGGATCGCAGGCCCATTCTGTTAAGGCTACGGGTCGGATCAGGTAGCGATCCGGAAGCCCTGATGGCCGGTGGTGCTGTCCGGGGTGCTGGACGTCCGGGCGGCCAGTCGGTAGCGGTGGCAGTAGCTGTCGTGACAGAGGAACGAGCCACCCTTGAGGACACGGTTTACTCCCATTGGCGGTCCGTTCGGGTCGACCAGCGTCCCGTCGGATCCGTCGGGACGGTGGCTGGCCGTGAACCAGTCAGCGGTCCACTCCCACACATTGCCCGAGCAGTTGTAGAGGCCGTAGCCGTTGGGTTCGAAGGCATCCACCGGGCATGTCCCGGCCCAGCCGTCAGCGCCATCGTCGTGGCTCCAGAACGTGCCGGTGAAGATGTTGAACCGGTGGTCGTCAGCGCCGCCGGGCTGGTTTTCGTCCCCCCACGGGAGGCGCTTGTGCTCAAGTCCGCCCCGGGCCGCGTACTCCCACTCGGCCTCTGTGGGAAGCCGTCCGCCGACCCATTTGGCGTAGGCCACGGCATCGAACCACGACATGTGAACCACCGGATGGTCACCCCGGTCAGCAAGATCGCTCTGCGGGCCCTCGGGATGGCGCCAGTCGGCACCGAATACCTGACGCCACCATTCGGCGCCCACCACGCCTCGGGTCTCGTCGAAGTTGTCGGGAAGGTGACCGGCGAACACGAATGACCATCCCTCCAGTTCGGCGGTGGTCCGGTGGCCGGTGGTGTCCACGAAGGTCGCGAACTCGGTGGTGGTCACCGAGGTGGACGAGATGGCGAACGGGGAGAGGTGGACGGAGCGGACCGGGCCCTCACCGTCGGCTGGGTAGGCGTCCTCCTCGTTGCCCATGAGGAAGCTGCCCCCGGGCAGGTCAATCCGACGGTCGGTGGCCACCATGGAACGATCTTCGCGCCTACGGGCTGGCTTCGGATCGGGTAGCCGCTCAGGCCAGACCGGCGATGAAGCGACGAACGGCCGCTGCGCACTCGGAAGGCGCCTTCACGTGGACCATGTGTCCCTGGTCCGGAACGACTACCGACTCGCGCACGTCGAGATCCCGTTCGAAGAGGCTGGCCGACGCGGCGAAGCGCTTATCGTGCTCACCCAGTAGGACCAGCACAGGCACCTGGATCTCGGCCAGGTGGTCGATGACGTACGAGTCGTGGTGCATGGAGATCTCCTCGGACCCCGGAGGCACCCCGATCTTGACGGCTGACTCGCGAACCGACTCGTTCCACTGTTCGCGGGCCTCAGCCTTGCGGAAGCCCGGCCCGGTGGCCACCAGCACCAGTCCGGCCACCTCGTCGGGATGATCCACGGCGTGCGCTAGGCACAGGAAGCCGCCGAGGCTGTGGCCCATGAGGATGGCCGAGCCGCCGCCAGAGCCGACCGCGTGATCGCGCACGGCGGCAAGGTCGGCCAGCACATGTTTCCGCGAGTAGGCGCCCGGCGGTGGAGCATCGCTGTCGCCGTGGCCCCTGAGGTCCCAGGTCACGACCTGATGCCCACCGGCCGGTTCTCCGACGAGTTCCCCGACGAGGGGCGTCCAGACCGAGCGGTCGTTGGCCCAGCCGTGGGTGGCAACGATGGGCGGCCGGCCCGCGGCCCCGGCATCGCCCGATGAATCCACCGCGATCGAGATCCCGTCGGCGGCGGTAATTCTCAGGGCTTCAGTGCCCATTAGAGCCCTCGGAAGAATTCGCGGAGATCGGCGACCAGTTCGACGGGCCGCTCCATCGCGGCGAAGTGGCCGCCGCGATCGTGCTCGCGCCAGAAGGTGACGTTGCGGTCGGCCTCCACCCAGCGGCGCCGACCCACCATGAGCTCCATGGGGAAGGCCGAGACGCCGAGCGGAACATCGGGGTTGGGCGGCGGGAGCTTCCCAGCCGCCAGGTCCTTCCCGAACTCGAAATAGAAGCGGGTCGACGATGTGATGGTCCCGGTGAACCAGTAGGTGGCGACGTTAGCCAGCAGTTGGTCACGGTCGACGACGTCCAGTGCATCGCCATCGTGGTCGGTCCAGCCGTGGAACTTCTCGCCGATATAGGCCAACAGCCCGACCGGCGAGTCGTGGAGGCCGGCACCCACCGTCTGGGGACGGGTGCGCTGGATCTCGAAGTAGCCGCTGTCCTCCTTCTGGTACCAGGCGACCCGGTCGAGGTGCTGCTGTTCGGCCGGCGTGATGTCGGCCAGATCGTCGTCCCTTCCAGGGGGAAAGGCGGCGACCATGTTCAGGTGGCAGCCGGTCACGTGGTCCGGAGCATGGCCTGCTACGTGCTGGGAGATGATCGACCCCCAGTCGCCGCCTTGGACGCCGTAGCGGTCGTAGCCCAGCCGGGCCATGAGCGCGGCGAAGGCACGTCCGGTGCGGTCGGGCCCCCAGCCCCGTTCGGAGGTCGGGCCCGACCAGCCGTAGCCGGGAAGCGACGGGGCGACCACGTGAAAGGCGTCAGCGGGGTCTCCACCGTGGGAGGCCGGGTCGGTCAGCGGACCCAGGACCTCGAGAAATTCGACGATCGAGCCGGGCCAGCCGTGCGACAGCAGCAGGGGTCGGGCGTCGGGTTCGGGAGATCGGTGGTGGATGGCGTGGATCTGCTGGCCGTCGATAGTGGTGACCAGTTGCTCAAAGGCGTTGATCCGAGCCTCGGCGGCCCGCCAGTCGAACCCATCGGCCCACCAGCCGGCCAGATCACGCAGCCAGCGTTGGTCACAGCCGTAATCCCAGCCGGTGTCGGGAATCTGGTCAGGCCAACGGGTGTCGGCCAGACGGCGTCTCAGGTCGTCGATCGCCTCGTCGGTGATCGACACGGTGAACGGTTTGATCAGATCGATTTCGGGGGGCACCGGGCGACCGTACCCGTGGTGAGTGGTCGGCTGGAAAGCCGGACCGGAATGGGGATTACGGTCGATAAAGGGCCCGATCAGGGGACGACGGAAACAGGACGAGGAACATGGATCTGAATGGCGCACGGGTACTGGTGACCGGCGGTTCGAAGGGGATCGGGGCCTCACTGGCCCGGGCCTACGCTGCGGCCGGTGCCAACGTGGTGGTGGCCGCCCGTCCGTCAGACGAGTTGGATGCGGTGGCCACCGAGGTGGGCGGTCACGCCGTGGCCGTCGACCTGACCGACGCGGCAGCCGTCGAGGATTTCATCCCGGGCGTGGAGGCCGACCTCGGACCGGTCGACGTGCTGGTCAACAACGCGGGCATGGAGACCATCGACATGGCGGCGGTCATCGACCCGGCGGTCATCCGGGCCACCACCCGGCTGAACCTCGAGGCGCCCATGGTCCTAACCCGACATGTTCTGCCTCAGATGCTGGAACGCGGTCGGGGGCACTTGGTGTTCCTGTCGTCGATCGCCGGCACGGCCGGGTTCCCGACCATGGCCACCTACTGCGCCACCAAGGCAGGGATATCCAACTTCGTGCGGGCGCTCACCCTGGAACTCAAGGCGACGTCGATCGGCACGACCACCGTGGCGCCGGGGCCGGTAGCCACCCGCATGTGGGAGGCCGTGGAGTCCACGTCACCGAGCGGCCAGAAGGTGCTGGACCGAATGAACGCCGTCCGGATGCTCCCCATTGCCGACCCGGATCGGCTGGCCCGCAAGGTGGTGGCGGCTACCCAACGGGGGACCCGTCATGTCCGGACGCCACGGCGCCTCATGGGCAACTTCCTGATGGCCGAAGGGGCGAACCGGATGACCGGTGCCCTGCTGGCCGGGGTAAAGCTCGACCCCACGGACAGCCGACGGTGATCAGGCGTGTTCGGCGAGCTCTCGGAGGCGACCCAGCACGGTGGCGGCTTCGCCACCGATCGGTGTGACGTTCAGCGATGTCACGCCTGCGTCCTTGTAGGCGGCCAGACGGTCGACCACGTAGGCCTCGTCGCCACACAGTGACGTGTTCTCGATGAGCTCGTCGGGGAGCAGGCCGGCGGCCTCCTCCTTGCGCCCGTCCAGGTAGGCGTCTTGGACGGCGGCCGCCTCGTCGGCGAAGCCGTACTGGCGGCACACGTCGTTGTAGAAGTTCTTCCCGCGGGCGCCCATCCCACCGATGTAAAGAGCGGCCATGGGCCGGCCTAGGTCGCGGTACTGAGCTGCATCGTCGCCAATGGCCACTAGGCCACCGGCCACCACGTCGAAGTCATCGAGCGCCGCATCGCGCCGGGCGAGCCCTGCGTTTACCGCGTCGCCCCACACCTGGGCCATGCGCTCCGGGTAGACGAGGAACGGCAGCCAGCCCTCGCACGACGCAGCGGTCTCTTCGACACTCTTCTGGCCGAGGGCGGCAATGTAGATCGGGATCTCGGCGCGCTTCAGATGGTTAATGATCTTCAACGGCTTGCCGAGGCCGGTGCCCTGGTCGGGCGGCAGCGGAAGGGTGAACACGTTGCCGTCGTAGACGAGGGGTTCGCGGCGCCACGCCGAGCGGCAGATCTCGATGATCTCCTTGATCCGGGTCAGGGGCTTGGCATAGGGCATACCGTGGAAGCCCTCGATGACCTGGGGGCCTGAGGCCCCCAACCCGAGCACGAAGCGGCCCTCGGACAGCGCATCCAGACCGGCAGCCGTCTGGGCCAAGAGGGCCGGGGTGCGGCTGTACGTGTTGAGGATTCCGCTGCCCAGTTCGACGGTTGACGTGCTAGCTGCCAGGTAGCCGAGCAGGCTTACGGCATCGAAGCCGTAGGCCTCGGGGATCCAGATACGGTCGACGCCGGCCGCTTCCAGTTCCCGAGCCTGAGCGGCCGCGGTCTGGGGGTCGGTGGCGTAGTTGAGGCTGGTGGAGATGCGCATGGCACCGAGCCTCGCAGGTGTGAATGGTCTCTGAGGAACCGGTCCCTGAGGAACCTGTTGTTCAGGGACCCTTGGTTGAATGATCAGTCGCGGGGAAACCAGCGCAGGATCACGGCTGACGCTGAGATCAGCATGGTGGCTCCGACCAGGATGGCCAGCGAGTAGCCGTCGGCGAACGCAGACCGGGCCACGGCCATAAGACCGGGTTGGAGGCAGGTCATGAGTCACACGGCCCCGAGGACCTGACGGACCGTCACCTACCATCTGCGCATGGATCCGCACGCCCTGTCGACTGACGGCTTCGTCACGGTTGACCGCGCCGAATGGGTGGCCCTCGCCGAGGCGGGGCTGCAGGGCCGCACGCTGGCGTCGCTGGCCACCATCACGGCCGACGGCATCGAGATCGCCCCCGTTTATTCGCCGGACGCCGACCGAGATCCGAACGGCTCCGACGATCGATTCGGACTTCCGGGTTCCGGCGACCGGACCCGTGGATCATCGGCTGCGGGACGGACGACCAACGGGTGGGACGTGCGGGCCCTGGTGGCTGACGACGGCCCGGACGCCGCCAACGCCACGGTGCTCGATGAACTCGAGCGGGGCTCCACCTCAGTGCTGCTCGACGTGGAGGCAATCGGCATCCGGTCGCTCGATGACCTCGACACCGTGTTGGCCGGTGTGCACCTCGAGATGGCGACCGTGGCCCTGATGCCCGGTCCGACCAGCGTGGCGGCCGCCGGATGGCTGCTCGACCTCTGGGAACAAAGGGGCACGCCGACCGATGAACAGGCCGGCCTCCTGGGTCTGGACCCGCTGGGTGTGGCAGCCCGTCACGGTGGTGAGCCAGACGTCGGTGATGGCGTGCTCGCCATCGTGGACCGTGCCCGGGGACTGCCCGGCGTTCGGGCGTTCACGGTGGATGGCACGGTGTTCGCCGACGCCGGGGCGAGCGACGCACGGGAGCTGGGCTGGACCACGGCCGGTGGGGTGGCCGTGCTACGGGCACTGGTCGATCATGGGTTGACCATCGACGAGGCTCTCGACCAGCTTGCCTTCACGTGGTCGGCCGATGCTGACCAGTTCCGGACCATCTGCCGGCTCCGAGCGGCGCGCCGACTCTGGGCCCGGGTTGCGGAGACAAGCGGCGCGGACACTGCCCATCGGGGACAGGTCCAGCACGCTATGGGTTCGGCGGTCGACCTGACCCGTCGGGATCCGTGGGGCAACCTCCTGCGGGGCACGGTGGCCGCATTCGCGGCTGGCATCGGTGGGGCCGACGCAGTGACGGTTCGTCCCTTCGACTCGGTTCTTGGTCGGTCCGACGCGTTCGGCCGACGAACGGCCCGCAATACCCAGGTACTTTTGCTCGAGGAGAGCGCCCTAGCTTCGGTCGTCGATCCGGCCGGTGGGTCCTGGTATGTCGAGGACCTGACGTCTCGCATGGCCGACGCAGCCTGGGACCGCTTCCGCGACGTCGAAGCGGCCGGAGGAATCGCCGCGGCGCTCACCTCGGGACTGATCGGCCGGGAAGCCGACGCCTGCTGGGAGGCTCGCCGGACCCGGCTGGCCACCCGGGCCGAAGCCATCACAGGCGTGTCAGAGTTCCCCGACCTCGACGAGAACCTCCCCGAACGGCCGCCGGCCCCGTCGGATCCGTCGGGGCCGTTACCTCTCCGACGCCGATCCGAGGCGTTCGAGGCCCTCCGGGACGCTGCGGACGCTGCGGAACTGACGCCCACGGTGCGCCTTGTAACGGTGGGCGATCTGGCCGATCACACGGCTCGGAGCACGTTCGTCACCAACCTTTACGCGGTGGCTGGCATCCGGGCGCTTGCTTGCCCCGCTTCGAACACCGGGTCGTCGGTGGCCGTGGTGTGTGGATCGGATGGTGGTTACACGGCGGAGGGTGTCGCCGTGGTGGCCGCCCTCCGGGCCGAGGGCATGTCCCGTATCCACCTGGCAGCTCGGGCGGCAAGCCTGGACGACGACTTGGTGGCTGCGCTGATTGGGGCGGGCGTCGACGAGTTCGTGCACGCCGGCTCCGATGTAATCGACCTGATGGGACGGACGCTGGATGCATTGGGTGTCGACACCCCGGTGGACGTCGAAGGGGAGTGGGCATGATCCCTGACTTCACGACAGTCTCTCTGGCGCCGGATACCGATGGTCGGGCTTCAGTCGACCCGGGTACAAGGGTTGATTCGGACGTATGGGTCGATCAGGTGGTGGCCGAGACGGGCTGCACACCCGACGAGTTGGCCCGCGACACCCCCGAACAGATCCGTGTGCCCATCCTCTCCACACCGGTCGAGGGTGCCGCCGACGGGTCTCTGAACACAGGAGTCACCGATGCCTGGCCGGGTGTCGCTCCGTACCTACGGGGCCCGTACCCGACGATGTACGCCAGCCAGCCGTGGACGGTGCGCCAGTACGCGGGCTATTCGACCGCCGAGGAGAGCAACGACTTCTACCGGCGCAACCTGGCCGCCGGCCAGAAGGGCCTCAGCGTGGCCTTCGACCTGCCCACCCACCGCGGCTATGACAGCGACCACCCGCGGGTGCCTGGTGACGTAGGAATGGCCGGGGTAGCCATCGATTCCATCTATGACATGCGGACACTGTTCGACGGAATCCCGTTGGATCGGATGAGCGTGTCGATGACCATGAACGGGGCGGTGCTGCCCATTCTGGCCCTGTACGTGGTGGCCGCCGAGGAGCAGGGGGTGTCGCCGGACCAGCTGGCCGGGACCATCCAGAACGACATCCTCAAGGAGTTCATGGTCCGGAACACGTACATCTATCCGCCGGGCCCGTCCATGC
Above is a genomic segment from Acidimicrobiales bacterium containing:
- a CDS encoding formylglycine-generating enzyme family protein, with product MVATDRRIDLPGGSFLMGNEEDAYPADGEGPVRSVHLSPFAISSTSVTTTEFATFVDTTGHRTTAELEGWSFVFAGHLPDNFDETRGVVGAEWWRQVFGADWRHPEGPQSDLADRGDHPVVHMSWFDAVAYAKWVGGRLPTEAEWEYAARGGLEHKRLPWGDENQPGGADDHRFNIFTGTFWSHDDGADGWAGTCPVDAFEPNGYGLYNCSGNVWEWTADWFTASHRPDGSDGTLVDPNGPPMGVNRVLKGGSFLCHDSYCHRYRLAARTSSTPDSTTGHQGFRIAT
- a CDS encoding alpha/beta hydrolase, with protein sequence MGTEALRITAADGISIAVDSSGDAGAAGRPPIVATHGWANDRSVWTPLVGELVGEPAGGHQVVTWDLRGHGDSDAPPPGAYSRKHVLADLAAVRDHAVGSGGGSAILMGHSLGGFLCLAHAVDHPDEVAGLVLVATGPGFRKAEAREQWNESVRESAVKIGVPPGSEEISMHHDSYVIDHLAEIQVPVLVLLGEHDKRFAASASLFERDLDVRESVVVPDQGHMVHVKAPSECAAAVRRFIAGLA
- a CDS encoding alpha/beta fold hydrolase encodes the protein MPPEIDLIKPFTVSITDEAIDDLRRRLADTRWPDQIPDTGWDYGCDQRWLRDLAGWWADGFDWRAAEARINAFEQLVTTIDGQQIHAIHHRSPEPDARPLLLSHGWPGSIVEFLEVLGPLTDPASHGGDPADAFHVVAPSLPGYGWSGPTSERGWGPDRTGRAFAALMARLGYDRYGVQGGDWGSIISQHVAGHAPDHVTGCHLNMVAAFPPGRDDDLADITPAEQQHLDRVAWYQKEDSGYFEIQRTRPQTVGAGLHDSPVGLLAYIGEKFHGWTDHDGDALDVVDRDQLLANVATYWFTGTITSSTRFYFEFGKDLAAGKLPPPNPDVPLGVSAFPMELMVGRRRWVEADRNVTFWREHDRGGHFAAMERPVELVADLREFFRGL
- a CDS encoding SDR family NAD(P)-dependent oxidoreductase; amino-acid sequence: MDLNGARVLVTGGSKGIGASLARAYAAAGANVVVAARPSDELDAVATEVGGHAVAVDLTDAAAVEDFIPGVEADLGPVDVLVNNAGMETIDMAAVIDPAVIRATTRLNLEAPMVLTRHVLPQMLERGRGHLVFLSSIAGTAGFPTMATYCATKAGISNFVRALTLELKATSIGTTTVAPGPVATRMWEAVESTSPSGQKVLDRMNAVRMLPIADPDRLARKVVAATQRGTRHVRTPRRLMGNFLMAEGANRMTGALLAGVKLDPTDSRR
- a CDS encoding LLM class F420-dependent oxidoreductase; its protein translation is MVSPRLIIQPRVPEQQVPQGPVPQRPFTPARLGAMRISTSLNYATDPQTAAAQARELEAAGVDRIWIPEAYGFDAVSLLGYLAASTSTVELGSGILNTYSRTPALLAQTAAGLDALSEGRFVLGLGASGPQVIEGFHGMPYAKPLTRIKEIIEICRSAWRREPLVYDGNVFTLPLPPDQGTGLGKPLKIINHLKRAEIPIYIAALGQKSVEETAASCEGWLPFLVYPERMAQVWGDAVNAGLARRDAALDDFDVVAGGLVAIGDDAAQYRDLGRPMAALYIGGMGARGKNFYNDVCRQYGFADEAAAVQDAYLDGRKEEAAGLLPDELIENTSLCGDEAYVVDRLAAYKDAGVTSLNVTPIGGEAATVLGRLRELAEHA
- a CDS encoding methylmalonyl-CoA mutase family protein, with the protein product MDPHALSTDGFVTVDRAEWVALAEAGLQGRTLASLATITADGIEIAPVYSPDADRDPNGSDDRFGLPGSGDRTRGSSAAGRTTNGWDVRALVADDGPDAANATVLDELERGSTSVLLDVEAIGIRSLDDLDTVLAGVHLEMATVALMPGPTSVAAAGWLLDLWEQRGTPTDEQAGLLGLDPLGVAARHGGEPDVGDGVLAIVDRARGLPGVRAFTVDGTVFADAGASDARELGWTTAGGVAVLRALVDHGLTIDEALDQLAFTWSADADQFRTICRLRAARRLWARVAETSGADTAHRGQVQHAMGSAVDLTRRDPWGNLLRGTVAAFAAGIGGADAVTVRPFDSVLGRSDAFGRRTARNTQVLLLEESALASVVDPAGGSWYVEDLTSRMADAAWDRFRDVEAAGGIAAALTSGLIGREADACWEARRTRLATRAEAITGVSEFPDLDENLPERPPAPSDPSGPLPLRRRSEAFEALRDAADAAELTPTVRLVTVGDLADHTARSTFVTNLYAVAGIRALACPASNTGSSVAVVCGSDGGYTAEGVAVVAALRAEGMSRIHLAARAASLDDDLVAALIGAGVDEFVHAGSDVIDLMGRTLDALGVDTPVDVEGEWA